GCCAGCGGGTTTATTTCAGCAAGCAGCAAGCCGTTCTCTATCATGCTGTTGTAGAGATTTCTAACTATGTTGCTGAAATCCATAAATAGTTCTTTAGCTATGCCGATGTGGAAGAAGGCTGCGCGGATCTGGTTGGGCTTTAGTCCACCGGGTAGACTGATTTCCTGAATGAGCAGGTTTTCAGGTCCCATATTTTCGATTTCCATTCCGCCTTCACGACCCACAGTCATTATAACTTTGCGACGCTGGCGGGAAAGGGTCAGGGAAAGATAAAATTCCTTGCGGATATCCACTGCTGGCTCAGCCCGCAGAAAGGGTACTTTATTACCCTTGATTTCCATAGTGAGTATCCGGCGGGCGATTTTTTCGTATTCGTCCTTTGAATCAACCTTCTGGATTCCTCCGGCTTTGCCGCGACCGCCCACAGGTACCTGTGCTTTTAAAATCCATGGAAGCGGAAAGTATGGCTCCAGCCCCGGCAGGTCCTTCTCGGAAATTTTTACACCGGTGGGGACGGGAAGTCCGGCCTCTTTGAGCAGAATTTTACTTAAATGTTCATTAAGCAGCATACTCCCTCCAGTATGGCTTTTTTAAAGGAACAAGTCCCTTTGGAATCCCTATTGGTTTAGCATTGGATAATAAAAGCCAATAGGTCCGGTTTGTTTGGAACTGTGCAGTTAAACCGAGCAGGAGGTTTAACTGCCGGGAATCTTTACGGGTGATCATTTTCAAATTTTAATGATACTCGTGCCCATAGCGTATAATTCAATTATATGGCACTCTCAAGGGTAATTAATGATTTTATACATGGACTGAACCGTTGTTTTGCCCATGAAGCGTCTTAAATAAAAGGATAGAGCGGGAATAAAAAATATCCGAACAAAGTTTTGTGTTTGGTTTTTTAAGGGAATATTATGGCTGATTTTAAAGATTTGACCGATGCTTTAACGGATGAAGTCCTTCATGAGATGGCGGAATCCTTTTTCGGAGCCCGTGTTGATGTCGATCATGCGATTGAATATTTCCATGAGGTGTCTGAAAAGCTGCATGTTAAGTTGTATGCGGTATTTAGAAATTGCGCACTTATGGAGAAAATATGCTTCGGCCCGGATGGGTTTAATGATTTCTGGGTTTCGGCCGGAATAAGCAGGGAGCGTTTTTTTCATCCGGCAGGTGTCGAGTGTGCATCCATTATGGTTAAGCCTTCCTTTGCTTTCACTGCAAGGGGAGAGTACATCAAGTGGTTCACCATTGTTTATGATATGCTCGCCGGGAGTATTGAAGATTACATGCACGGTTCGATCAATGAGCATAGTGACGGACGCAAAGTCCGGTCTGTGAACCGTGAGGATTTTGTCAGGATGGCCAATGAGATCAATATCAAAATCGAAAAGGTGAACAGGAATGTTACGGCGTCTGATGTTCTGAAATTCACCAAGTCGCTGGACCCGGAAGCAGTGCATAGAGAAAATATAGCCGGATGTGTCGGGCCCAAGTGTCAGGCTGTTGATGATGAGATGGCTTTCAAAGTTATCACCATCAAGGATATTGAATTTCCAAAATTTCCAGATCTTCCGCCTCATAAAGAAATGGCGTCGTATATTTCGGGTTATTGTTCGCAGGTGTGGGCCCGTGATAAAGTGCGTGTCAGGGCTTTGCTTAAGGATTTGCGACATAGCGTGGATAAGGAGTTGTTATGAAAAAATCGTTGGGTTTCATTCTGGTTCTGATTTGTATTTTGTCTCTTGGGTCCTTTGCAGCAGCGGAAGAAACAAAAGCCGTTCCAAATGTTAAGGCCAAACCAACTCCGGCGGAAAAAGTCGAACAGGCTGATGATAAGTCTGGTGTTCCGGTAATTGTCGTTCATTCCGGCGATGATGTTCTTGGGGGAACGCTGGCGTTAAAGTTAAAGGAAAACTTTAGGAAATCAGTTCTCTTTAATCTGGCAGGGAATAACTCCAAAGCTGTGCGGGTCAGGATTGAGTCCCGCAGTGAATTTAAAGACAGACCGGAGATCGGGTCTGTTTATTCCGTTGTCTGGACTTTTGCGGAAAGCGAAGATGTCGTGCCGTTTTATCTCAAACAGGAATTGGGGATATCTACATCCCGCAGTGTGGAAACAGATGCTTCCGGATTGATGAATGAGACGGACAAGATCGCTTCCGAATATAAATACCTTTTCGAATAGTTCTGTTTTATTATTCGACTTAGTGTGTTTTAAGCCGCATTGCTCGCAGATTACGCAGCTTTTCCCCTGATTCTTTACCAAGATTTCTTTCGTGATCCGGCAGAGATACATTGAGTATCTCTGTCAGGTCTGCGAAAGCCTTTTTCAGCACTGGTTTGCCCCGGTCCGCATGGCAGAGGCCGGCCATATTTTCCAGCAAGCCTGAAACATGTAACTTCATCAAAAGGTCAACCTTGGTGCCGGGACGTAGTTCGGCGTAATTACCGGCCTTCATGTGCAGCAGGGCTGCAGTCTCCCCGGCCCGGATATATTTGACCGGGAGCATTAGTCTTTTCCCCAGATTCTGCGCCTGTTCAGCTCCATTTTTGTCATGCCCGTGATGTGAAGGGAGAAACTGCGGCTCAGTCAGTACCTTACCCAGATCATGGCACATGGCCATCCAGCAGGTGAGAGGATCTCCAGCCACCTTATCCATGATTTCAGCGATATGTCCGGCAACAGATTTGTCGTGGTATTTTTTGGGGCCTGCGGGTATTTCATCTGCACCGGAAAATTCGCTGAACCATGGCTCAAGACAATCCGCTTTAATCAACAGGCGTAAAAAATTTCCGGGTTTGGGGCCGCCCAAGGCTTTACGCAGCTCAGCCCCGATGCGGTCTGGTGCGATATGTTTCAGCCAGCCGCTTGCAGCACATCTTTTCATCTCGTCAATCAGTTCTGGATGCGGGTTGAAATCAGGAAAGCGTGCCAGAAATGCTGCTGCCCGGAACACACGCAGCGGATCTTCTTTGAATGTGTCCGGGAAAGAAGGGCGCAGAATTCTGTTTTGCAGATCTTCCAAGCCATGTGGATGGGCATACAGTTCACCTTCCTCATCCAATGCAAGAGCGTTCATGGTGAAATCACGGGCTTTGAGGTCAAGGTCTATTGTTTCTTCTGTGTTTATTCCATGCTTACGGGGGAATGAAAATTCTAGACCGTTAAGATAAAAAATCTCGTAGGATTTACCAACAGGACGAGCTTTAGGAAACGCCGAAGTGAATTCCTCCGCTGTCCCGGATGCAATAAAATAGTCGATATCTTTGGGTTTCTTTCCCCGCAGCAGATCACGGACTGCGCCTCCGGCAATTAAGATCTTCAAATTATCCGTTTTTTTAGCCATTTAAATGTGTTTGTCCTTCTTCTCTAAATACCAAAAGAGCAATTCTCGCGGTTCTTGATTAATTCAGGTTTGATGGTATCGTATGTTCAATGAAAAAGAAAATACTGATACTCATACTTTTGGTTAGCATTGCAGTCTTGTTTTTTGCCTTTGATCTAGACAGATTTTTTACTCTTGAATATTTAAAGAATTCACGACAGGAATTTCAGACCTTTTATGACCAGAATCCATTTTGGACCATATCTTCTTTTTTTCTGATCTATGTGTTTGTGGTCGGGATAAATCTTCCGGGAGCAACCGTGCTTGGGCTAGCCGGTGGTGCCTTGTTCGGTTTTACCGTAGGAGTACTGATAATTTCTTTTGCCAGCACGATCGGGGCAACCATGGCCTGTTTCTTTTCCCGTTATCTCTTTCGCGACTATGTGCAGCGCAAGTTCGGGGACAGGTTGGATAAAGTCAATCAGGGTATAGAAAAAGAAGGAGCTTTTTATCTTTTTACCATGCGCCTTATCCCGGCAATTCCATTTGTGGTAATTAATCTGGTTATGGGGCTGACTCCCATGCGTTTAGGTACTTTTTACTGGGTTTCGCAACTGGGAATGCTGCCCGGAACTATGGTCTATGTTAACGCCGGCAAGGAATTAGGGCAGATTAACTCACTTGCCGGAATAGTGCAGCCGGGGGTGCTCATTTCATTTGTTCTGCTCGGATTGTTTCCTCTTGCAGTAAAGAAGATTGTCGGGCTTGTTAAGAAGCGTCGAAGTGTGTAATATTCATAATTACTCAGCTAATTAAAGTAGATAACTTATGATTGTCAGGGCCGCACCGAGCATACGAACCTACCACAAAGGTAAGGTTATTTTCAACGAGGGTCAGGAAAGCAAGATTGCTTACATGATCAAGTCCGGAACCGTTGATATTTTTAAAATAATCGACAAAAAAAAGACGGTGATGGCTTCCCTGCGGCGGGGGGATATTTTCGGGGAGATGTCTTTGCTCGCCAACCAGAAGCGAACTGCCAGTGCTGAAGCTTCGAGTTTTTGTGAGCTTGTTGTACTTACAGAAGAGATGATGAACAAGCTGCTGAAATCTTCACCGGTGACTGTAAAAAAGATGTTGGAGCTTTTGGCAAAAAGGGTTGCGGATACTGACCTCAAGACCGGCAGCACAGAGCAGAGTGACTCGTTTCTTGCCCTCGCAACTATCCTTGATCTTGCTTACCGGGAATTTGCGTACACACCACGCGATCAACAGCGCGAGATTGAAAATTACAAGATGGGCCTTTCTGCAACTTCCTATATTCAAACGGTCAAAAGTCTGGCTGTTTTTTCACGTGTTGAGATCGATTCTTTTCTGGATACAGTATTCAAGCTGCGCCTGATCAATATTAAAAGCGTTAAAAAAGGCGATAAAAGTGCTTTTGTAGAGCGTTACATCCAGATTGATAATTTTGAGCAGTTCATGTGCAACCTGCGCTCGTTGTACAAGCAAATGCGCGAGCTTGGTGCCAAAGTTGATCAGCGTATGACTTTCATGACTTTTAGCGATCTGGCGAACAGGACCGGAAGTAGCCCGGAATTGATTTATAAAAAAGTCATCAAGGAAGAGATGCCTGAAAATCTGCTCTTTTTTGACCGGGAAAAAGCTATGGAATGGCGTAAGGATAAGGCCCCGGATTTTTTTAAGAAGTTTCGTAGGCCGCGTAAGTCTCTGGAAGAACTTGAAGCTGTTGATGATATTATCTTCATCGATAATCCTACGCTCAAGAAAGCTCTTGAAGGATTCAATTACTATAAAATTTCTGTACTTTATTCCGCCCTTGATCAGCAGGGTAAAGATA
Above is a genomic segment from Maridesulfovibrio sp. containing:
- a CDS encoding HD domain-containing protein; translation: MAKKTDNLKILIAGGAVRDLLRGKKPKDIDYFIASGTAEEFTSAFPKARPVGKSYEIFYLNGLEFSFPRKHGINTEETIDLDLKARDFTMNALALDEEGELYAHPHGLEDLQNRILRPSFPDTFKEDPLRVFRAAAFLARFPDFNPHPELIDEMKRCAASGWLKHIAPDRIGAELRKALGGPKPGNFLRLLIKADCLEPWFSEFSGADEIPAGPKKYHDKSVAGHIAEIMDKVAGDPLTCWMAMCHDLGKVLTEPQFLPSHHGHDKNGAEQAQNLGKRLMLPVKYIRAGETAALLHMKAGNYAELRPGTKVDLLMKLHVSGLLENMAGLCHADRGKPVLKKAFADLTEILNVSLPDHERNLGKESGEKLRNLRAMRLKTH
- a CDS encoding TVP38/TMEM64 family protein; amino-acid sequence: MKKKILILILLVSIAVLFFAFDLDRFFTLEYLKNSRQEFQTFYDQNPFWTISSFFLIYVFVVGINLPGATVLGLAGGALFGFTVGVLIISFASTIGATMACFFSRYLFRDYVQRKFGDRLDKVNQGIEKEGAFYLFTMRLIPAIPFVVINLVMGLTPMRLGTFYWVSQLGMLPGTMVYVNAGKELGQINSLAGIVQPGVLISFVLLGLFPLAVKKIVGLVKKRRSV
- a CDS encoding cyclic nucleotide-binding domain-containing protein, yielding MIVRAAPSIRTYHKGKVIFNEGQESKIAYMIKSGTVDIFKIIDKKKTVMASLRRGDIFGEMSLLANQKRTASAEASSFCELVVLTEEMMNKLLKSSPVTVKKMLELLAKRVADTDLKTGSTEQSDSFLALATILDLAYREFAYTPRDQQREIENYKMGLSATSYIQTVKSLAVFSRVEIDSFLDTVFKLRLINIKSVKKGDKSAFVERYIQIDNFEQFMCNLRSLYKQMRELGAKVDQRMTFMTFSDLANRTGSSPELIYKKVIKEEMPENLLFFDREKAMEWRKDKAPDFFKKFRRPRKSLEELEAVDDIIFIDNPTLKKALEGFNYYKISVLYSALDQQGKDKIKRNIGKKVAQILLHEPPCDRDPSDAEVLECCDELLDTVRKIKGVN